Below is a window of Apodemus sylvaticus chromosome 5, mApoSyl1.1, whole genome shotgun sequence DNA.
gaaagtgaggaacTCTACTTggggcaaaacaaaaaacaaaaaacaaaaaacaaacccaaaaaacaaaacaaaacaaaacaaaaccctaagagAATAAATATAGAAGTGAATGACACTCTCCCTAATAAAGGCAGAGCTTCAAATGGCACTGGGAAAAGCCAGAATAGACTGTGGCTCCTGCTTAGATTAGGGTCCAGCATGCCTCACAGAccagaaaaatacaaaagtgAAGGACTGCAACCCACCCATATTACTGGGCAAAGGTAggcctttcttcttcctcagttTTCTCAAATCACAGAAGATAGAGCCACACAGCTGTCACTCAGCTTCTTAAAGCAGATGCTGTGACTGTTTCCCCAAGATGGCATTTCACTGTGTTGAACCAGCCTCATGAAGGGACACAGCAAACAGAGGAAAAGTCAGGAAAGTACTTTAAATCCACATTCTCCACCAGTTACCTTGTGGTACAGCTTGGTTTATAAGCATTTCCATTAGCAAAACATAGCCGAGCATCCAAATAGATGGCCATAAAAGCCTACAGTTGTCAATACTCTACTGAAGGTGTATACACAGTTTGGACTTAATAATCCTAAGCTTGAAAACAAAAAAGTGTTTGAGCTCCACAGCGCTGCATGCCCACTCACacacccctccccagccccactccTGCATCCTGACATACTTTTGCCATGCATAACCATAAGTCAGCCTTCTCCCCACCTTTCCCATCAGCATAAACACAAAGAGATCCTCTGACAGCACAATGGGACCAATACAATCCAGGCTCCAATTCCATGACCCCAAACCCATAAGCCCAGAGTTGTACTATAATGTCATCAAATCCCATATAAAGCTACTCATCCAAGGGTGAGCTCTGCTGCATCCCCAGCTCCAGCCCATTATGTGAGCCTTCTTCCAGAATTACCTATGCCCCAGTTTAAAGAGAAACTAAGATGAAAGTGCCAGATTCGTTCTGCTCAAACCAGTCAGCTGAGATTGCAAACACGAACACATGCCCCACACATGCCGCCCGCAGCCCCACATCACACGACCTAGGTTATAGTCTGTGTAACATAATTGCAGAAGAAAGATTAAACTAGAGAGTTTTGGTTCAACTAGAGGTGTTATTACCTAAAATGGAATGGACAGCAACCTCTGATGCTCCCCCACGAGATGGGGACAAACCCCTTTCCTGTTGGCCTGCCAAGAAGTAATAATACAAATTCTGATCGCGTCCTAGGCTGGCGGATATTAACTCATTTTGCCAGGGTCTGCGTGCCTAGGAGTCCTGTCAAGACTCATTTTCTCAGCATATCTGTTCATGTTCAACCCCACACCACCTTGTAGCCAGCTCTGCTAGCATCTGTCACGGCATTTCAACCATCCTCTAACTTTCAGCTTCTGTATGCTATTGAGAAACCTCGGACAAATTTAagggcattttatttttttctgtcatcAGTATTGTTAGCaatttttatatatctttaaaTTACTTTTCATATGATTTTATAACAATGAGTATAAATTTACCAAAGGATATGAACATCAATAATTTTTAGACTACTTGAAATCATTGATAgagattattaaatatatattgataAAGATTATAAGATATACAACTCAAGAGATATCCTCAACAGATGTCTATATACTGTTTAAAGCATACACACAAGAGTTGTGTGTAGGTCAGTGATAGAATGGTTGCTTAGTATGCTCAAGGCTCTGGGTTCGAAACCAAGACACCAAATAATAACCCCAAATCCAGTTGAATTATATTTGTCCTTTTAGTTTTACTAATGGTTTGCATTTCACAGctagaaaggattttttttaaatcattgcaCACAACTCTGTACTTTCAAAGTTGAAGGTTTTTCAGTGACCATGACTGACTGCAGAATCTTATTGAAACTTGCttgcaaaattaaaagaaaaccaatGGTGAGTTGCTGGTGCCTGTCTGTGACCCCAACCCGCAGAAAACTGAGCCAGGAAGATTGAGAGTTCGAGGCTAGAGTGGGCTGTACAGTTtgtctctgaaaaaaacaaacaaacaaaacaaaaacagaaaacaaaacaaacaacccaaaataagaacagaaagggggaaaaagcaaACCTGAAATTATAGTTGTCATTAGGAATATACCCAAGCTcccaaaatgataataataataaaaaaatcaagttaaaagCAGCTTGGGTCTTAACATTATCCAGCTAaccttataaaaatgaaaagttacCTCATTTTATTTCTGAGACTTTAGAGATTTGTGAGCTGATTTGGGGGCCTTTCCTTACCTCCTCTCCTCTGGCCAAGATACCCATAGACCATTATTTACCATTACCAGAGTCTGCATGCATTTTCCAGCACTCAATGTAGCCTGGCCTTACCTCCGcagaaaagcttccttcttccaagatACGTGGCACAGAAGTAACTATGACCACAAACAAAACTCTGAAATTCCATCAAATTTTTAGAGCATTCGGTATTTTTCAGATAACCTTGGAAGCCCTGCTGCCTCACATGTCTATTATTTAAGCCATGTTAGAGTGTTAGAAGCTGGAGAAATCCCCAGCTTCTTGGATGACCCAATTACCCTGATCCCTGTTGTGGGGTGCTTGTGATTCAGTTCCACATCCTTTCAGGCCAAACTTTGTCAGTACTTTTGAGCTAACCCTGTCACACTCTGCAGATGTTTACACTTTACCAGGAGCCAGGGATCACCTGTGCAAAGGCAGGAAGACTGGGATGGGATCTTAAAGATGGAAGCCTCAGCAGCCAGCAGtgacagagggagaggcaggatcTGCTCCTCCGCAGTTCCCAAGAGGATCAGAGATTTGAACATGTGTTTAAGGTCCCTCATAGGGCACGAGCACAGAGGAGGCCAGTTGGCTGCCAGCCTTTAGTCTCACCTCCCAGAACTTTGCTACAGAGCAAGAAGCATCGTCCCCCATCTTCCTCCAAAGCAGTGAGTGTCTAATTTAAATACACCTGAAAACCATCTGCACTCTTTAAACTCTTAAAACACCTTTAAAATTCTGGCTTCCAGGCTGTAGCTGTAACCATTTCAAATTCAACTACAGTCTCTGGTGTCAGCAGGGTCTCGAGTGCCTAGGTGTTCAGCAGTTTTTCTAAACCCTGTGCAAAGGCAGAGCAGGCTGCAGGAGTCTCCATTAGATGACATAAAGCTGACTCTTTGTCTAGAGCCAGCTGTACGATTGTGTTGTTTCAGGGCCAGAGAAGAGCACTCTCCCCACAATGGTGATTCGGGTCTTTTCCTGTGTACAGTCTGCAGACCCTGTCTAATATTTTCCATACTGGGCAATGAGATCACAAACTCCAAAACACTAAATCAAAACCGGAGGCATTACAGGTCTTCAATAAAACTCCATAGGCCATACaccagggggagggagaggaaaattaAAACCATCACCGAACAGCGGACATActttatgtatacataaatatatgtgtatgtatgtgtgtgtgtgtgcacacgcctATGTATGTTGCATTTCTGGGATGTTGCAGTGACTGTAGAGGAAAAGATAACTAATAGCGATCAGTTCAAAGGACTGGGGCAGACAAGCTGTAAAAAGTTACAAGTCAAAAATCCAATCCGTGCCTTAAAGAAACCTCAGCATAAACAGCATAAACGGCACTTGAACACTTGATTTCTGGTCAAGGAAAGTGATTCCTTGTGGGGAGAGATTACAGAAAtgtaaatatgaaatattaaatgAATGTGAAGAGGGAAGGCTTTGAGACTTCTGAGCTAGTGCTAAAGAAACTGACCCAAGCAAAGACTTTATTTCCATATATCAATGTCTCCCAGAGGTATATGTctatagaaataaaagaatgGACTTGTAATTATTAATCTTTGTGCTAATTATGAGGAAATAGGTCACTAAAGTGGGGCAGTGATCCCATCCCTTCTGACTTACTAGGAAAGGAACCTAGGCAGTGCCCTCCTGAGGTTTAGTGTCCTCTGGAACTGCCAGCTTTTCAGGGTATAAATTATCCTGTCTGCTGAAGAGTGGAGGGGAGTGAAGTCTAATGAGAAATGAGAGAAATCTAAGCAGGTCTGACAGGCACTGTCTTATTGAGACAGGACTCCAATAACTGAACTCCCAGTTACCATCTCCATCCTCCATGCTCCAAGTCCATGCAGAAACCTCCTCGAAAGCATTGCCCCCGAGTTCACAGGGAACACACTTCAAGCTGTTTCCTATTAGGTTGGGCCAGGGTGGATGCGGCTCACACGTCAGTCTTTGCGGCTGAGCGAGTCTGGTCAGCAGGGACATCCTTTAGGCATCCTGAGACCCTCATCCAGCCCTGCTTTTTAAGAAGACCTTTACAGTGCTGGcgctccctcccccctttctttgTAAACATCACTATACCCGGTACACTCTCCTCCCAAGGCTCTTCTTAGATTTCCCCACCTTTTAAGTACTCAGGAGCTATGCCCCATGCATAGCTGACATTCCCCCAATGTTTCCAACGTTAATGTTGATTTTGAGCTCGGACACATAAGCAATTTTGAGAGAGTATTGCAAAGGTGGAGTTTTGACCATGTTTTGTGATTTGATGGacgtgaagtgtgtgtgtgtgtgtgtgtgtgtgtgtgtgtgtgagagagagagagagagagagagagagagagagagagagagagagatgaaataaaataaatttaattgcaCAATGTGGGTCACTTTACACAAGGAGAAATTGATGTTTATGGCTTGCTTCCCATTGCCAGGGAAGTTAGGGAGACAAACAATATGCAGTACTCAGGATTTTGGTCAGGTAATAATTTTCATGAGCCAAAGACAAGGAGACAGGCTACTTCAGAAGCTCAGAGAAACTATTCCACCCCCACAAAACCACTACTGGCTTTCATAGTTTATTTTTATCACCCAAGTGCAACCTTTAATTCGTCTGCTCTGAAACTCTGAAAGTTAAGCTACAAATATAATCGTCAGGTCCCTACATTTCAAAGCAGGAAGTATCCTCCATCTTCCGCCGGTCATGCCCAATTTCCCCCTGTTTGTTTCTAATGGGCTCACACagcaaatctattttctttttcttccctagtCGCTGCACCGGACACAGCATTCAAGGTTGCTTTTATTCTTCAAAACAgttatctgtttttcttttttcctttcacttGAAGGAATTGTAAgagattttgctttgctttgctttgcttctcTCCTGCATTTTTATGCACAGGACTGTGAGAGGCCAAAACGGATGGACTGGGGGCTGCTGGTCTGACTTTTCCGGGGTTAGCAGAGGTAAACAGAGTCTCTGCAAAGAGCGGAGGGGACTCAAAACAGGCCCGGTGAATACAAGCCTTCAGGAAATCTCTAGCGGGAACTGGAGGTAGAGAGTAATCTGTGTCCCAGGCGGGAAAAACAGGTGCTGTACGCCACTGGCACTTTAAGATGGTAGGGGCACAGGCCTTATGCTGACTTGATCTATGAGGTCAATTAATCTGTGGGTCTCCCTTCTCCCCAATCCTTCCCTttcaccccactccccactctcCGGTGTAGTTTCCTTGCAGCCTACGCGGTCCTGTGAGCTAGATTCCTGTTCGGGTGTTCCCCCACGGCTTTGCAATTCTCCTCTGAGCTTTCTTTCACCTGGCCACATCCCATACTTaaacaaaaaaatgcattttcttattttttaagtgttGCTTAGTGGTAAACTTGTCCATTGTAAAATGTCTCTAAAGAGTAAGGTAGGCTATTCTTACATAAAGTCCTTTGCGTAGTCTGTTCTTACACGGATTCCTTACACAAAGTACTCAGAAGTTtgagttgctttaaaaaaaaaaccacgaattttaaaagaaaagagattgtTTATTTGACTTTTATTTCGAACCCTGCAACGCCCTGCCCCGTGCTCAGGAAACAACAGAAGTGcaaagcctgaggcaggagagacTGGAGCAGCGAAACCCAGCTCTACCCTCCCCGCCTGGCTGGAGAGGCTGCTGGAAAGCCAACGCCCGCTCGACTCCACTCGGCTAGTTCAGAGCTTCTCCGCTATGCAGTTTGCTTCTACTCCGGGTTCCTTCCCCGCAGAATCAAAGCGCGCACCTGCGGGCCCAGAATGGAACTTGCATCTGCTCGTTTAGTTTACTCCTGGAGACCTTGAAATGTGTGAGTCCCGGGGAACAATCAGCCCGTTGCACGCTTCGTTTGCACCCAAATAACTTCCCCCGCACAATCCCATCAAAAATCAAGATGGTGTTGAGAAGTGAAGCGGGAGATAGATTCACTCAGCCTGAACATTAGGGTCCCCCATTCACGGCTCTGGTGACAAATGGGCAGAACATTTCCTAGCGACTTTCTCCTCTCCTAGCCTCCAGTCCCCAGAAAGACTAGCTTCTCTTTTGACCTCCTCTTTAACTTCCAATGCCTATGAAGCCTGCCTCGCCTACTTCCTCTGCCTTGGGATACCTGAGCCAGGGACCCTTAGGGACCCTCACTTTGGTGCTCTGCCCCTGTGAGATTTCAGCACGGGGTGGACCAGGCTTTCGCGGCTTGGGGTTCTCCAGCCCGGGAACTTCCACATTCCTGGAAACCATTGCTCATTCCGTTGCACGCCGGGTTCAGCGTAGGCAATACTATTTTGTCAAGCCCAAACGTGGAATATACGAGCTTTCTTACCTTTGCGCTCGCCTCACCGGACCATTAGCTGCTCCAGAACGGTGGAGATGACCAAGCCGCAACCCGGAAAGTTGAAGAGACACTTTTCCTTCTGCACTCCAACCTTTGCGCCACCTCATCCAGCCAGCTGCGCGGGAACCTGCGCAGCCAAGCCGGGACAGGACCCGACAGGGGGCGACAAACTGTAAGGTTTTTCCGAAGCCTAGACGTGCTGACCACTGCGTGGTCGGGCCGGTGCACAGCTGGCTGTTGAGGAGGGAACCTGGTGAGGGGAAGTCTGGCAGGTTCAGCTACTCCAGAGAGCCTGCCACCACAAGTGCAAATCTCCTAAATCGCTCTTCCACTTGCTCCTCTCCCGGACCACGGGGGGCCTTCCCCTAGGGAGTTTGATGCTGTCTGGACTGAGTTTCTTGCCGGCGCAGCGGCGGGCGCGCGTTGAGCAAAGGAAACTTGGTTGAAACAGCTCTCAAGGTGGCAGGGGCTCGCCTTAGCTGCTCTTTGAGCTTGCCTGccgacccctcccccccccccaggcctgcAGCCTTTAGCTACTTTGGTGTTTTTCTGAGTTAACGGATGGAAGCTGCTTTTCACACCTAGCAGAGTCAGACTGCGAAGGATTACACATTTCTTCATATTCCTTGTCTGATTAGAAATCATGGAAATGAATCTCTAGATTAAAGGCTCTCAAATCTTAAACGATCTggaaagaatagaaagagaagtGTCCTTACTTCCCCAAACCTCAAGAAactgcacacacaccccaccctcGTGCATTCATTCTCCTCTGTTTATTGTGGTCttcacatgcccctccccccgccccaaaCCGAAAGCTCCCATACCTAGCAAGCCTACCTTAAATCCATGCCCTTCACTAGATCTTTCCTGGAAGGCTGCTCTGTTCTGATGGGCCTGGTATTCCAAGTGTGTTTACTGTTCTCACCGGGAGCTGGGACGCCTTCAAGGGTTCACTGATCCCCTAGACCTCTTCCACATCCCAGCAACCTCTCTGAAACTCTAGAGCACTGTTTATGGCCTGCCAGACAGAGATGCCTCTTCTTTCCAATCTGGCTGTTCTCTTTCCACTGTTCCCTCCACACCAACCCCAGCCTACAAGTTGTACAAGTTTCCCTGGAGAGCCAAGAATTTATGGCAAAAGTCCTTCTCACGCACATCTGCACGGGTTGAATGCGGTCCATCAAAGTTCCCCTCCACcagaaaaagggggaaaggggtcAGGGCTTCCAGCGAGGCTCCTGAAGCTGTGCTGACAGGGTCAACCTGCAGGAGACTTGAACATCACTGCTCTTGAACAGCGAGCAGTCTTCAGGCTGCTCTGAAGAGCTAGAGATGGAGGGACGTATGTTGGTGAGgagaggcattttcttcatttctgaggAGTATTTGGACTCCTTGGAAGGTCCGGGAATTTTGGCTGTCTCTTGGGTTTCCATCAGGCCATCTTTCTCGCTATTTTGTGACTAGCCCAAGGCTCTTGGTGGCGGGAAACTCCCTGGTTTGGCTCCGCTGACAGGGTGCAAAACTACCTTGCTTGCTCTGGGACTGACGTCTTTATCAAGGCCGGCTTGGAGGGCCAGCACTGTGCATTGATATGGATTAGAAGAGTTGATTGCTGGGGAAAGGCTAGGCCAGACTGCTGAAGaatgggggctggggctggggctggggctggggcgggCTAGGCCAGACGGCtgaggaatgggggtggggcaggcaggaTCTGCTGGGTCTAGAACAGGAGCTCAGCAGCCATTAGGGTTTTTTGAAGATTGCCTGATAGTTAGAGGCAGGAAGCAGCAAGTCTTTCCTGCCTGTTCCTTGTGGCACTTCCTGGAGAGGAATGAGTTCTGGTGGGTGGGCTTTGTCATTGGAGGCAGAACCTGGAATGTGCTCCTTTCGGGTCACTGAAATCACCTCATGTTACTCCAAAGGCACTCTTGTTATGAGAACAGGATGAACAACGATGAGAAATGGGATGTGGGGTAGTTAGCTCCACAAGCCACTGTGGACCACCCCTCCCCACGCCCCAGCCAAGCCagacctcttctttcttttcatcttgGTGGTTCCTTGGGTGCTGTATCCACCTGACCTGTCTCTTCTCAGGGCAGCAGGTGGTGGAGATAGCCACATGATAAAACACCTTGCCACGATTGACTTCTACTTTCCAAAGGGTTATTAGAAATGGCGGTAGAGGTGATTGCAAAACTATAATGTATGATCAACTTGAGATGACTCCCCTACCGTTCCTGAAGTAGGTTAGGAAGGCCACAAAAAGCAACAAAGATTGCATGATCCCAGAATCTGGCTCAGCTAGATTTAGGATGGTGTGTAGTCCTGGTGtatgtggaggtggggtgggggaagggttccAGAGGGGGTGGAGAGGGGCGGAGGGGGAAACCAAGAACTAGGAGGAGGGGTAGAGTTTCTGGGCGGGGAGGGGGACGCCGGGGCGCGGTGACGGGAACCAATGAGCTGCCAATTCGTGAGTCTCCAGCGTGACTGTAGAGATTGACGTGGAGGACACGTCAAATTGATTCTCGCACCCCGCAGCTTCCCGGTCAGACGAAATTCTCCCAATCGGATGAAGTTCACCTTGGGCCTGGGGTCGCGGGCCTGGAGAGTGTCCTGGGagcgggcggcggcggctgcggcggcgggcCCTGGGGCGGGCGGCGCGCTGGGCAGCGGCTCACTGCGCGTCTCCTGCCGCCGCGGCCCTCGGCTCGCGCGCGCCCTCCCTCTATGCCTCTCCGGCGGTGGCGGCGCCCGAGCTCTCCCGGACTTCGCCGGGCCCAGCCCCCGCCGCTCCGGCGCCAGGCAGCTGGCCGGCCCGCGCGCGATGGGTAAGGGGCGAGCCTCAGGCCGGGGGCGGGCGGGTGCGGAGCTGGGTTGAGactctctgcctcccttccttcccccgaTCCACTTTCCCTGGGCAGAAGGGCTCTATGTCCACAGGAGCCACGTCCTCTGCAGTTCTCGGCCATCGATGGGTCAGTCCCTTAAGTTCAGAGAGGAGGTGATGGTATGACCAAAGTCGCGAAAGGGCACTAAGGGTTGAAGGGCACAATGTCTGTCCCTGACCCCGACTTGTGTCAGCCTGTCCCCACTACGTCTTCAGATCTGAACTGTCGGAGGCTGGGGTGGACCTGCGGGTTATCGGGTTATCTCAGAGTCGCGCTAGGCTGCAGTGCATTGGCTCCCCAAGGACAACCTTGAGTAACCCGCCGGTGTTTTCTCCCTTGCCTGCTCACTCCTCTCTGGCGCGTCTGCAGAGCAGACGTACGGCGAAGTGAACCAGCTTGGTGGTGTGTTCGTCAACGGCCGTCCCCTGCCCAACGCCATCCGCCTACGCATCGTGGAGCTAGCACAGCTGGGTATCCGACCCTGTGACATCAGTAGGCAACTGCGGGTCTCTCACGGCTGCGTGAGCAAAATCCTGGCGCGCTACAACGAGACCGGTTCCATCCTGCCCGGGGCCATTGGGGGCAGCAAACCTCGAGTCACCACCCCCAATGTAGTGAAGCACATCCGGGACTACAAACAGGGCGATCCTGGCATCTTTGCCTGGGAGATCCGTGACCGACTACTGGCTGACGGCGTCTGTGACAAGTACAACGTGCCCTCTGTGAGCTCCATCAGTCGCATCCTGCGAAATAAGATTGGCAGCCTAGCGCAGCCAGGGCCATACGAAGCAAGTAAGCAGGCGCCGCCTCAGCCTGCGCTGCCCTACAATCATATCTACCAGTACCCCTACCCCAGCCCAGTGTCACCCACAGGCACTAAGATGGGCAGTCATCCCGGGGTCCCCGGCTCGGCGGGCCATGTCAGTATCCCGCGTTCATGGCCCTCTGCACATTCAGTCAGCAACATCCTGGGCATCCGGACGTTTATGGAACAAACAGGTTAGTCGTGATGTCTTAGTCATGACGTCTTCCGTAATTCTCTACAAAAAGCAGAATTTGG
It encodes the following:
- the Pax1 gene encoding paired box protein Pax-1 gives rise to the protein MKFTLGLGSRAWRVSWERAAAAAAAGPGAGGALGSGSLRVSCRRGPRLARALPLCLSGGGGARALPDFAGPSPRRSGARQLAGPRAMEQTYGEVNQLGGVFVNGRPLPNAIRLRIVELAQLGIRPCDISRQLRVSHGCVSKILARYNETGSILPGAIGGSKPRVTTPNVVKHIRDYKQGDPGIFAWEIRDRLLADGVCDKYNVPSVSSISRILRNKIGSLAQPGPYEASKQAPPQPALPYNHIYQYPYPSPVSPTGTKMGSHPGVPGSAGHVSIPRSWPSAHSVSNILGIRTFMEQTGALAGSEGAAYSPKMEDWAGVNRATFSTSPAVNGLEKPNLEADIKYTQSASSLSAVGGFLPACAYPASNQHGVYSAPAAGYLSPGPPWPPAQAPPLAPHGAGVAVHSGELAAAMTFKHPSREGTDRKPPSPGGKGTDALGSLHGLPIPASTS